In Canis lupus familiaris isolate Mischka breed German Shepherd chromosome 5, alternate assembly UU_Cfam_GSD_1.0, whole genome shotgun sequence, a genomic segment contains:
- the CIBAR2 gene encoding CBY1-interacting BAR domain-containing protein 2 isoform X2, translating to MSIVLSRNSQVRVMENTVTNAEKYFGQFCSLLAAYTRKTARLRDKADQLVKQLIDFANTENPEMRATVRNFAEDLAKVQDYRQAEAEIKKFKQVQKNEIKQLEKLEKLRQKSPSDRQMITQAETSVQRASVDASRTTHQLEEMIDTFQKQKLKDLQKILSDFVTIEMVFHAKAVEVYSSAFQSLDSYDLERDLEDFRAKTHGVYGHHDARPLKDTTPSPTVPWSLAGQSTQTAIQSQRGEEEESTDHSAEEDPVEDLTGQGQTPHPEGQSSPV from the exons ATGAGCATTGTTCTCTCCAG GAACAGCCAGGTGCGGGTGATGGAGAACACAGTGACCAATGCCGAGAAGTACTTTGGCCAGTTCTGCTCACTGCTGGCCGCCTACACCCGCAAGACGGCCCGGCTGAGGGACAAGGCCGACCAGCTGGTCAAACAGCTCATCGACTTCGCCAACACCGAGAACCCTGAGATGCGGGCCACCGTGAGGAACTTCGCTGAGGACCTGGCCAAAGTGCAGGATTATCGGCAGGCCGAG gCCGAGATCAAGAAATTCAAGCAAGTCCAGAAGAACGAGATCAAACAATTGGAAaagctggagaaactgaggcagaagtcCCCTTCGGACAGGCAAATGATT ACCCAG GCAGAGACAAGTGTGCAGAGGGCCTCAGTGGATGCCAGTCGTACCACCCACCAGCTGGAGGAGATGATCGACACCTTCCAGAAGCAGAAGCTGAAGGACCTACAG AAAATCCTTTCCGACTTTGTCACCATTGAGATGGTTTTCCACGCCAAAGCGGTGGAGGTCTATTCCAGCGCCTTCCAGAGCCTGGACAGCTATGACCTGGAGAGAGACCTGGAG GATTTTAGAGCCAAGACGCATGGGGTTTATGGACATCACGATGCCCGGCCACTCAAGGataccaccccctccccaactgTCCCGTGGTCTCTCGCTGGCCAG AGCACTCAGACGGCCATACagagccagaggggagaggaggaggagagcacgGACCACTCTGCGGAGGAGGACCCCGTGGAGGACCTCACGGGGCAGGGGCAGACGCCCCATCCAGAGGGCCAGAGCTCCCCAGTCTGA
- the CIBAR2 gene encoding CBY1-interacting BAR domain-containing protein 2 isoform X1, with product MSIVLSRNSQVRVMENTVTNAEKYFGQFCSLLAAYTRKTARLRDKADQLVKQLIDFANTENPEMRATVRNFAEDLAKVQDYRQAEVERLETKVIHPMKLYGAHIKQTRAEIKKFKQVQKNEIKQLEKLEKLRQKSPSDRQMITQAETSVQRASVDASRTTHQLEEMIDTFQKQKLKDLQKILSDFVTIEMVFHAKAVEVYSSAFQSLDSYDLERDLEDFRAKTHGVYGHHDARPLKDTTPSPTVPWSLAGQSTQTAIQSQRGEEEESTDHSAEEDPVEDLTGQGQTPHPEGQSSPV from the exons ATGAGCATTGTTCTCTCCAG GAACAGCCAGGTGCGGGTGATGGAGAACACAGTGACCAATGCCGAGAAGTACTTTGGCCAGTTCTGCTCACTGCTGGCCGCCTACACCCGCAAGACGGCCCGGCTGAGGGACAAGGCCGACCAGCTGGTCAAACAGCTCATCGACTTCGCCAACACCGAGAACCCTGAGATGCGGGCCACCGTGAGGAACTTCGCTGAGGACCTGGCCAAAGTGCAGGATTATCGGCAGGCCGAG GTCGAGAGGCTGGAGACCAAGGTCATCCACCCCATGAAACTCTATGGGGCGCACATCAAGCAGACACGG gCCGAGATCAAGAAATTCAAGCAAGTCCAGAAGAACGAGATCAAACAATTGGAAaagctggagaaactgaggcagaagtcCCCTTCGGACAGGCAAATGATT ACCCAG GCAGAGACAAGTGTGCAGAGGGCCTCAGTGGATGCCAGTCGTACCACCCACCAGCTGGAGGAGATGATCGACACCTTCCAGAAGCAGAAGCTGAAGGACCTACAG AAAATCCTTTCCGACTTTGTCACCATTGAGATGGTTTTCCACGCCAAAGCGGTGGAGGTCTATTCCAGCGCCTTCCAGAGCCTGGACAGCTATGACCTGGAGAGAGACCTGGAG GATTTTAGAGCCAAGACGCATGGGGTTTATGGACATCACGATGCCCGGCCACTCAAGGataccaccccctccccaactgTCCCGTGGTCTCTCGCTGGCCAG AGCACTCAGACGGCCATACagagccagaggggagaggaggaggagagcacgGACCACTCTGCGGAGGAGGACCCCGTGGAGGACCTCACGGGGCAGGGGCAGACGCCCCATCCAGAGGGCCAGAGCTCCCCAGTCTGA